DNA sequence from the Treponema sp. OMZ 838 genome:
CAGCAATATTTTCAACATACGCCATAGATTTTCTGTTATTTCCATCACCGATAAAGGGAAAAAAACCGGAACTAATTTGCCGTAGAAGATTATATACATTGCCTCTGTTCTGTTCACCAAAAACAACAGTAGGGCGAATAATCGTAAGCGAATTATTCGTATCGGAATTCAACCATGCACGATACTTTCCCTCCGCCAACCATTTTGTTCTTCCGTAATCATTAAAATAATTTATCTCCCCCGTCTCATTTGTATTTAAAGGCGCAAAACCATATACGGCAACAGAACTTGTAAAGATAATTTTTTTGATACCATGTTCCGAACACACTTTACATACATTTTCGGCACCATCAACATTGACTTCATCATATAAACTTTTAGGCTGAACATCATCGCGATGTTCAGCCGCCAAATTGATGACACACTCGATATTGGAGTTTAACCCTTGCTTTAGGGAATCAATATCTCTAACATCTGCAAAAGTCTGCAATTCAGGATAATACTTGCTATCCTGCTTATCAAGTATTTTAATTGTATGTCCGCCAGCTAAGAGCCGCCGAGCCAATCTTGTTCCGATAAAGCCGGAACCGCCTATTATTGCTATAATCATTATTAACCTCTCCCATAAATAAAACATTGCTCATATTTTATTTACGTAATATTTTATAAATATATGTAAAGATTTTTTTCGGCAACACTCTAGGGAAAACTCTAACAACAAGTAATTTCAAATACTCACATTTTGAAAAGAAACCACTATTTAAATGTTTTTTTAGAAAAAGCAGCTCATCCCTTGCATAGTACAATCCATGCCGCCGCCCTATCATATCATTACCAATCCTTGCATATACAAGTACTTCCGGAATATTATCTACAGCATATCCATGTTGCAGAATACGAATCCATAAATCATAATCTTCAAAAAAATGAATATCTGCATATCCTTGCAGACCAATGACTATTTTCTTTCTGAAACAAACAGCCATATGATTAAATGGATTACGGAAATGAGCATAGCGCCTTATATTTGTATAACCGGTAGGTACTTTTTAATGCGGCCATTCTCATTAGGATCATCATAAAATTCTTTAACATACCCTGAAGACAGCACAACATTCGGATTTTTTCCCATGAAAATCATCTGTCGATAAAACCTATCAGTGCAAGCTATATCATCTGAGTCCATTCTAGCAATCAACTCACCGGCACAGTGTTGCAGTCCAAAGTTTAAAGCATATGCAAGTCCTTTATTTTGCTCATATCCGATAATTTTAAGTGGCAATCTTTCTTTCCATTTTTCTAAAATGGCATCCAACTCAGGCGTAAGACTCCCGTCTTTCACACATACAATCTCTTCTGCTGGACGAGTCTGCATAGATAAACTTTTCATACATTCATCAAGATACTGCGTTTTTTCTTTATAATAAACGGACATTAAAACAGATAAGAACATAACTAATAATCCTATCAAAAATACTAAGAATATTTAAAAACTTTAAACAAAAGTTTTAATGGAACACACCGCACAAGATAAATAGCAATTAAATTTAAAATTCTCCCTTGCACAGGATAATATATATATTTTTTATTTAAAAGAAAAAATGTTTCAATCTCACTATTTTTATCTCCGGAACTAAACAAATATGCAACAAGATTAGAAACATACAGATTTGCAATAAAAAAATTTAACAGAGGGGTAAGCTTATTATCAGCAATACTAGTAGAAAGAACAGCATTCCGAATAATTTCAAAAGATTTCATACGATCCGGCGTATATATTTTATATCCCTGCATAGCAGAATTATCGCGTAATTGATATATAAAACAGATTCTTTTCGAATAATAAAATGAATCTGTCTTATTTATAGTTTTTATAATAAATTCCACATCCTCACCGATTTTGACACCTTTAGTAAATGAGATCGCATGGCTTTCCAAAAAAAACCTGTCATATATACAACTGCATATATTACAGGAAAGTTTTTTCGAAAAAAAACTTTCCTGTAATATCACAGGTGTAAGCAGAACATCATCAAACTCATTAGAAATATATTTTTTAACAAGAACATCTCCTCTTTTCATTATATACCCAAATGAGAACATTTTTGTAGTCGGATGTTGTAAAATAATATGTTTAAAAAAAGAAAGGGTTCCTTCTGTAAGGATATCATCAGAATCTAGAAAATAGATATATTGACCTTTAGCTAATCCCATCCCCCTATTTCTGGCAACAGAAACGCCTTCGTTATTTTGAGTAATATATGAGATTCCTGTATATTTGCTCACAAATTCTTTACAAATAAATTCAGTATTATCAGTAGAGCCATCATTTATAATAATAACTTCACAGTCCTCAAGATTCTGTTCAACTAGCATAGTCAAAGTTGCGTCAAGAAACTTTGCAGCATTAAATGCAGGTATCACAATTGACAATAAAACATTATGCATATTCACAACGACCTCAGACAAAAAAAATTGATCGATAAGGAACTACGCCTTGAGCTCCTTGTATCACAACAGTAAAAACATAAAATAAAACAAAATATCCAAAGAATAACCATGTTACAACCGGCTTTTCAATTTTTTGAACTTTATAAATAAACAGAGGATAAAATATTATTTCAGTAATCTGAAAAACATAATTCAATCTTATCAAAACATTAACACCGTGTGCAATATTTGCAAATGCGGTCGAAAAAACAAATAAGTGCAGCCAAAATTTTTCTGTCGCGTTATTAAAAGCCGAGATATAATAAAAGGCTAATACAACGAATACATTAGGAACAATAAGTTTAAAAAC
Encoded proteins:
- a CDS encoding glycosyltransferase, with translation MIGLLVMFLSVLMSVYYKEKTQYLDECMKSLSMQTRPAEEIVCVKDGSLTPELDAILEKWKERLPLKIIGYEQNKGLAYALNFGLQHCAGELIARMDSDDIACTDRFYRQMIFMGKNPNVVLSSGYVKEFYDDPNENGRIKKYLPVIQI
- a CDS encoding glycosyltransferase, with the translated sequence MHNVLLSIVIPAFNAAKFLDATLTMLVEQNLEDCEVIIINDGSTDNTEFICKEFVSKYTGISYITQNNEGVSVARNRGMGLAKGQYIYFLDSDDILTEGTLSFFKHIILQHPTTKMFSFGYIMKRGDVLVKKYISNEFDDVLLTPVILQESFFSKKLSCNICSCIYDRFFLESHAISFTKGVKIGEDVEFIIKTINKTDSFYYSKRICFIYQLRDNSAMQGYKIYTPDRMKSFEIIRNAVLSTSIADNKLTPLLNFFIANLYVSNLVAYLFSSGDKNSEIETFFLLNKKYIYYPVQGRILNLIAIYLVRCVPLKLLFKVFKYS
- a CDS encoding NAD(P)-dependent oxidoreductase; translation: MIIAIIGGSGFIGTRLARRLLAGGHTIKILDKQDSKYYPELQTFADVRDIDSLKQGLNSNIECVINLAAEHRDDVQPKSLYDEVNVDGAENVCKVCSEHGIKKIIFTSSVAVYGFAPLNTNETGEINYFNDYGRTKWLAEGKYRAWLNSDTNNSLTIIRPTVVFGEQNRGNVYNLLRQISSGFFPFIGDGNNRKSMAYVENIAAFIEFSLANASGEHLFNYIDKPDFNMNTLTKEVYSILGKSHHKIFHWPYWLGYFGGLCFDLLAKITGKKLAISSIRVKKFCANTLFDSISIQKTGFKPPVSLKDGLYNTVKYEFIDKVQGHYFYSE